The DNA window CTGAGAACCGGCAGCAGAACCCCGAAGGAGATAAGGAGACCGACGAGCATCGCCACGCCCACCGACACACCGACGAGGTGACCGATACCGATCAGCGACATCAGCAGACCCGCATTGAAAAGCGTTCCGCCGGTGCCGATCTTGATCGCACCGGACACGCTGTCGCTGACCACCTTGAGTTTGGTCAGCAGCGAGAACACCGCCGACATGATGGACCCGGCGATGATCACGTGCAGGCCCGCACGATTCTCGCGGGCTCCGCCACTCGAATCGCCGACCTTCAGAACCTCAGCCGCCGCAACACCTTCCGGATACGGGAGGTCGGAGCCGGTGACCAGCGCACGGCGCAGCGGAATCGAGTACATGACGCCAAGGACGCCGCCGATCGCGCACACCGCCACGGTCACCCAGTAGGGAAAGCCGCTCCACCACCCCACCATGACCAGGCCGGGCAGGATGAACACGATCGCTGACAAGGTACCCGCCGCCGACGCGATGGTCTGCACGATGTTGTTCTCCACCACCGAGTGGTCGGCGAAGTAGCGCAGGATCGCCATCGAGATGACGGCGGCGGGGATCGCGGTGGCAAAGGTGAGGCCGACCCGCAGGCCGAGGTAGACGTTGGCGGCGGTGAACACCAGGGTGATGAGGCCACCGAGGACCACGCCCCGCAGGGTGAGTTCCCGAATGCTCTTCTGGCCGGACGATTCGATCGGGGTCATGCCTGATGTGGACATCTCCTGGTCCCCTCACTGCGAGCCGCGCACGACGGACCGCGATCAGCCGGCACGCCCCGGCGTGTCCGGCACCTTTCGGGTTACCGCACAACTGTAGAACCGAGGTCCCGGGTTCGGGCGTTGTTACACGCGCATGCTCAGTGGTCCCCACCGGAAGATCCGACGCGGGTCAGGGCGCCAGGAGCTCTCGCCGCCGGGCCACCGTCATCGCGGCGACCAGGCCCCACGCGGCGACGAGTGCCACGAAGAGCACCACCGATGCCGCCTCGACCCCGCGCGCATCGAGGCCCTTGCCGAGCGCGGCGAGGCCGGTGACGCAGGTGCCCACCGGGAACGTGAAGCTCCACCAGGTGAGCGCGAACGGCATCCGCCGACGGACGGCACGCACCGTGACCGCCACGGCCAGCGCGAACATCGCGGTCCCGAAGCCGGCCATCACCATGCCGTATCCGATGCCGAAGACCCGCAACCCCAGCGCGATACCGGCTTGGTCGCCGTCGAACACCCCTGCCGCGGCGCCACCGAGGAGGTTGGCGGCGGTGATGGACTGGCCGATCAGGCCCAGGGTGATCCAGAAGGTCGGGGCGGCGGCACCGGCCGGCGGACCGTCGTGCACGGCGCGGGCGTACACGAGGGTCATGGTGATCATGCCGAGGATCAGGCCGAGTCCGAAAAGTCCGTAGCACGCGCACAACATCGTCAGCCGCACCTGTCCCGTCGGCAGGTGGCCGATCAGTAGCGCTCCGGTGGTCGCCGACACCATCGGCGGCACCACTGACATCAGCCAGCACGGCATCGCGACACCCCGATCGCCGGCCGGGCGCGTCATCATCGAGTACGGCAGCCACACGCTGGTGGCGACGCCGATCGTGGTGCCTGCGCACCAGAGCAGCCCGTCGGTCCAGACGGCCGGATACTCGCCGATGACGTCGCCGCCCACCAGCAGGGTCGCGGCGCCGACCGTCAGCAGAGCCATTGCCGGCGCACCGTAGAAGTGGCCCATGACCGGATGCCGCGCATAGGCGCGGGCGTGGTCGGTGTGCTGGAACCAGTGACCGGCGAAGGCGATTGTCAGCACCAGCAGCATGAGCACGGCCACCACCCACACCGCGATGGCGAACGGGCGCAGGACAGCGGCCCCCACGGGAAGGGTGGTCGCCGCGGTCGCGACGATGCCGGTTCCCATCACCGCGCCGAACCAGTTGGGCGTGATGTGCGCAATAGACTGGGCCCCAACGTTTTCCGGGGTTTGCCGCGTGCTGCCACGCGGTGGTGTGTCGACGAGCACTGTCATAGACCGACCATGCCCCGACCCGCGGCCGAGCGGAAGCCGTCCAGATGTTGTGGGGTCACAAACCCAGTTTGTGGCCGGCCGATCCGCGGTCCCCCGGCATCGCGCACGCGTAGAGTGGGCCACGAGCAGACCAGAGCACATGCACAGCGACTGCCAGGGAGGCACCATGCCAACCATCGCCATCATCGGTGGCGGGCTCGCCGGCGCCAAGGCCGCGCAAGCCCTGCGAGAACAAGACTTCGACGGTGACGTCGTACTCTTCGGCGCCGAAGATCACCTGCCCTACGAGCGTCCCCCGTTGTCCAAGGACTACCTGGCCGGTTCGAAGTCGTTGAGCGAGTTCACCGTTCATGACGGCGACTGGTATCGGGACCAGCGCGTCGACCTCCGGCCGGGCACCGCCATCGAGAAGATCGACGCGGCCGGGCACAGCGTGTCACTGCCCGACGGAAGCTCGTTGTCGTACGAAAAGCTCATCCTGGCAACGGGTTCGAGGTCACGCCATCTGGATCTGCCGGGAGCCGACGCCGGCGGGGTCCATCATCTCCGCACCTACGACGACGCAGTCGCGCTGAGCGAGGCCATCTCCGACGGTGTGCGCATCGCCATCGTCGGCGGCGGCTGGATCGGGCTGGAGGTGGCCGCGAGCGCCCGCGAACGAGGCGCCGAGGTGGCCGTCGTGGAAGCGGCCGAGCAACCGCTGATCGGTGCGCTCGGCGCCGAGGTCGGTGCGGTGTTCGCCGATCTGCATCGCGCTCACGGCGTCGACCTGCACACCGGTGTCGGCGTGCAGGAGATCGTCGTCGACGACGGACGCGCCCGAGGGCTGCGTCTGGACAACGGGCAGAGGATCGACGCCGACCTCGTGCTGGTCGCCGCGGGCGCTATCCCCAATCTGGAGGTCGCCGAGTCGGCCGGCCTGGACATCGGCGACGGCGGCGTGCTGGTCACGTCGGGGTTGCGCAGCAGCGATCCCGACATCTACGCCGTCGGCGACATCGCCAATGCCGAACACCCGGTCCTGGGACGTCGGGTGCGCACGGAGCATTGGGCCAACGCCCTCAACCAGCCCGCGATCGCGGTGACCAACGCGCTGGGTGGCAACGCCGAATACACCAACCTGCCCTACTTCTTCACCGA is part of the Gordonia bronchialis DSM 43247 genome and encodes:
- a CDS encoding TDT family transporter: MTVLVDTPPRGSTRQTPENVGAQSIAHITPNWFGAVMGTGIVATAATTLPVGAAVLRPFAIAVWVVAVLMLLVLTIAFAGHWFQHTDHARAYARHPVMGHFYGAPAMALLTVGAATLLVGGDVIGEYPAVWTDGLLWCAGTTIGVATSVWLPYSMMTRPAGDRGVAMPCWLMSVVPPMVSATTGALLIGHLPTGQVRLTMLCACYGLFGLGLILGMITMTLVYARAVHDGPPAGAAAPTFWITLGLIGQSITAANLLGGAAAGVFDGDQAGIALGLRVFGIGYGMVMAGFGTAMFALAVAVTVRAVRRRMPFALTWWSFTFPVGTCVTGLAALGKGLDARGVEAASVVLFVALVAAWGLVAAMTVARRRELLAP
- a CDS encoding NAD(P)/FAD-dependent oxidoreductase; translated protein: MPTIAIIGGGLAGAKAAQALREQDFDGDVVLFGAEDHLPYERPPLSKDYLAGSKSLSEFTVHDGDWYRDQRVDLRPGTAIEKIDAAGHSVSLPDGSSLSYEKLILATGSRSRHLDLPGADAGGVHHLRTYDDAVALSEAISDGVRIAIVGGGWIGLEVAASARERGAEVAVVEAAEQPLIGALGAEVGAVFADLHRAHGVDLHTGVGVQEIVVDDGRARGLRLDNGQRIDADLVLVAAGAIPNLEVAESAGLDIGDGGVLVTSGLRSSDPDIYAVGDIANAEHPVLGRRVRTEHWANALNQPAIAVTNALGGNAEYTNLPYFFTDQYDLGMEYAGLASGNDHVVFRGDVEGREFVVFWLDDDDHIRAGMQVNIWDQLDTIKELIASGNRVDTAKLADPDVGLGEVTVHS